From a single Kitasatospora azatica KCTC 9699 genomic region:
- a CDS encoding MarR family winged helix-turn-helix transcriptional regulator, translating to MPPTPSDELARQVTGLFAAINRRYAQESEAAAGTHELTPLQAKALLAAEQPVPMRRIAEHLHAEPSNVTAIIDRLEARGLVERRPDPGDRRVKLVAATPAGRTVVTDLRTRMPFAGSPLAPLSEDQRESLRELLQLILEG from the coding sequence ATGCCTCCCACCCCCTCCGACGAGCTCGCCCGGCAGGTCACCGGCCTCTTCGCGGCCATCAACCGCCGCTACGCCCAGGAGTCCGAGGCCGCCGCCGGCACCCACGAGCTCACCCCGCTGCAGGCCAAGGCCCTGCTCGCCGCCGAGCAGCCGGTACCGATGCGCCGAATCGCGGAGCACCTGCACGCGGAGCCCTCCAACGTCACCGCGATCATCGACCGCCTGGAGGCGCGCGGACTGGTCGAACGCCGCCCCGACCCGGGCGACCGGCGGGTCAAACTGGTCGCCGCCACCCCGGCCGGCCGCACCGTGGTCACCGACCTGCGCACCCGGATGCCCTTCGCCGGCAGCCCGCTCGCCCCACTGAGCGAGGACCAGCGGGAGTCGCTGCGGGAGCTGCTGCAGCTGATCCTGGAGGGCTGA
- a CDS encoding pentapeptide repeat-containing protein has translation MPLADQPYAHLLQPHQGPLRRDQRYDTVHFDGLTFDGTQASGASFLECAFTGVTVSDARLRQARFIEVWLEQSRWMATDLAESEWQDGTLLGGVFAGIAAYSSQLRRLTLRQCKLEAVNLRSAVLREVVFEDCRLRDVDFGGAKLTDVSFPGSSLEQVRFGGARMDKVDLRGASRLELPDGHEGLRGAVISSAQLIELAPQFAQALGVLVRDV, from the coding sequence ATGCCGCTCGCCGACCAGCCGTACGCCCACCTGCTCCAGCCGCACCAGGGACCGCTGCGCCGGGACCAGCGCTACGACACCGTGCACTTCGACGGCCTGACCTTCGACGGCACGCAGGCGAGCGGCGCCAGCTTCCTGGAGTGCGCGTTCACCGGCGTCACGGTCAGCGACGCCAGGCTTCGGCAGGCCCGGTTCATCGAGGTCTGGCTCGAGCAGAGCCGCTGGATGGCCACCGACCTGGCCGAGAGCGAGTGGCAGGACGGCACGCTGCTGGGCGGCGTCTTCGCCGGGATCGCCGCGTACAGCTCGCAACTGCGCCGCCTGACGCTGCGTCAGTGCAAGCTGGAGGCGGTCAACCTGCGCTCGGCGGTGCTGCGCGAGGTGGTCTTCGAGGACTGCCGGCTGCGCGACGTGGACTTCGGCGGGGCCAAGCTCACCGACGTCTCCTTCCCGGGCAGTTCGCTGGAGCAGGTGCGGTTCGGCGGCGCCCGGATGGACAAGGTCGACCTGCGCGGCGCGAGCCGCCTCGAGCTGCCGGACGGGCACGAGGGCCTGCGCGGTGCCGTCATCTCCTCGGCGCAGCTGATCGAGCTGGCACCGCAGTTCGCGCAGGCGCTCGGGGTGCTGGTGCGGGACGTCTGA
- a CDS encoding phosphocholine-specific phospholipase C has protein sequence MTELSRRTFMAASASAAAGAAVAGTVGATGAPAAAAATTAAPSSTGTITDAQHIVILMQENRSFDHYFGTLKGVRGFADRSAIQIAGGYSVFNQPNGGGRQYPWAFNPTGASGSPETTAQCNGDLSHAWSDQHAAWNGGKMDAWVSAKRTVRTMGYLQRADIPFHYALADNWTVCDAYHCSVLSATGPNRTYHWSGMIDPAGTAGGPAYDGGDESGLRWQTYAEALENAGVSWKVYQNAADNFGDNALAYFSQFANAPAGSALAVKGMGSVPKVTGRTPDDIAAAIRADVLGGTLPQVSWIVADQQSSEHPYATPEDGAHFVHMVIDALNADPNVFNSTILLINYDENDGFFDHVPPPVAPAGTAGEFYNSTNIGLGFRVPLLAISPWSRGGWVNSEVFDHTSVLRFLEKWTAAIGKPAQCVNISDWRRHVCGDLTSVFDFANPVYGLPGLPDTSQTIGLATCGPLSNPSPTNNALPAQEPGTRPARALPYQPNANLDHLEFGSNGVMKVWLKMDNAGGVAGGTSAHFAAYANAYRSGGPWQYTLAPGANTSDFFNCGTNYGAGKYDLSVTGPNRFLRRFTGDATKAGKTAAVTCSYAAAPDTGQQAVWFKLTNTGTSAVTFTIKSTNYRTDGPWTYTVAAGASVSDYFNAVAYTGGWYDFTVTVDSDASWSQRFTGHIETGAASVSG, from the coding sequence ATGACAGAGCTGAGCCGCAGAACGTTCATGGCCGCGTCGGCGAGCGCGGCGGCCGGTGCTGCCGTGGCCGGGACGGTCGGCGCGACCGGTGCGCCCGCCGCCGCTGCCGCCACCACGGCCGCGCCGAGCAGCACGGGCACGATCACCGACGCCCAGCACATCGTGATCCTGATGCAGGAGAACCGCAGCTTCGACCACTACTTCGGCACCCTGAAGGGCGTGCGCGGCTTCGCCGACCGCTCCGCCATCCAGATCGCCGGCGGGTACTCGGTGTTCAACCAGCCCAACGGCGGTGGCCGGCAGTACCCGTGGGCGTTCAACCCGACCGGCGCTTCCGGCAGCCCCGAGACCACCGCGCAGTGCAACGGCGACCTCTCGCACGCCTGGTCCGACCAGCACGCCGCCTGGAACGGCGGCAAGATGGACGCCTGGGTCTCCGCCAAGCGCACCGTGCGAACCATGGGCTACCTGCAGCGCGCGGACATCCCGTTCCACTACGCGCTGGCGGACAACTGGACCGTCTGCGACGCCTACCACTGCTCGGTGCTGTCGGCCACCGGCCCCAACCGCACCTACCACTGGTCCGGGATGATCGACCCGGCGGGCACCGCGGGCGGCCCCGCCTACGACGGCGGCGACGAGTCCGGGCTGCGCTGGCAGACCTACGCCGAGGCGCTGGAGAACGCCGGCGTCTCCTGGAAGGTGTACCAGAACGCCGCCGACAACTTCGGTGACAACGCCTTGGCCTACTTCTCGCAGTTCGCCAACGCCCCGGCGGGCAGCGCGCTCGCGGTCAAGGGCATGGGCTCGGTGCCGAAGGTCACCGGCCGCACCCCCGACGACATCGCGGCCGCGATCCGCGCCGACGTGCTGGGCGGCACGCTGCCGCAGGTCTCCTGGATCGTCGCCGACCAGCAGTCCTCCGAGCACCCCTACGCCACCCCCGAGGACGGCGCGCACTTCGTGCACATGGTGATCGACGCGCTGAACGCCGACCCCAACGTCTTCAACTCGACCATCCTGCTGATCAACTACGACGAGAACGACGGCTTCTTCGACCACGTCCCGCCGCCGGTCGCCCCCGCCGGCACCGCCGGGGAGTTCTACAACTCCACCAACATCGGCCTCGGCTTCCGGGTCCCGCTGCTCGCCATCTCCCCCTGGTCGCGCGGCGGTTGGGTCAACTCCGAGGTCTTCGACCACACCTCGGTGCTGCGCTTCCTGGAGAAGTGGACCGCCGCCATCGGCAAGCCCGCCCAGTGCGTGAACATCAGCGACTGGCGGCGGCACGTGTGCGGCGACCTCACCTCGGTCTTCGACTTCGCCAACCCCGTCTACGGCCTGCCCGGCCTGCCCGACACCTCGCAGACCATCGGCCTGGCCACCTGCGGCCCGCTGTCCAACCCGTCGCCCACCAACAACGCGCTGCCCGCCCAGGAGCCCGGCACCCGCCCCGCCCGCGCGCTGCCCTACCAGCCGAACGCCAACCTCGACCACCTGGAGTTCGGCTCCAACGGTGTGATGAAGGTCTGGCTGAAGATGGACAACGCCGGTGGCGTCGCCGGCGGCACCTCCGCGCACTTCGCCGCCTACGCCAACGCCTACCGCAGCGGCGGCCCCTGGCAGTACACGCTGGCCCCCGGCGCCAACACCAGCGACTTCTTCAACTGCGGCACCAACTACGGCGCCGGCAAGTACGACCTGAGCGTCACCGGCCCCAACCGCTTCCTGCGCCGCTTCACCGGTGACGCGACGAAGGCGGGCAAGACGGCCGCCGTCACCTGCTCCTACGCCGCCGCGCCGGACACCGGTCAGCAGGCGGTCTGGTTCAAGCTCACCAACACCGGTACGTCGGCGGTGACTTTCACCATCAAGTCCACCAACTACCGTACCGACGGCCCCTGGACGTACACGGTTGCGGCGGGGGCGAGTGTGAGCGACTACTTCAACGCCGTTGCCTACACCGGCGGGTGGTACGACTTCACGGTGACGGTGGACTCCGACGCCAGCTGGTCGCAGCGGTTCACCGGGCACATCGAGACCGGGGCGGCGAGCGTCTCCGGCTGA
- a CDS encoding ArsR/SmtB family transcription factor, with protein sequence MSTAVDDELWSAIGDPTRRRMIDLLLAEGQGTATTLSAQLPVTRQAVTKHLVVLDRVGLVRSAPAGREKRYHVDEAQLARAVAQLNSVGAMWDARLRRIKSLAEAIQRAKNTKQSEN encoded by the coding sequence ATGAGCACCGCCGTCGACGACGAACTCTGGTCCGCGATCGGTGACCCGACCCGGCGCCGCATGATCGACCTGCTGCTCGCCGAGGGGCAGGGGACCGCGACGACCCTCAGTGCGCAACTGCCGGTGACCAGGCAGGCGGTGACCAAACACCTGGTCGTCCTCGACCGGGTCGGGCTGGTCCGGTCCGCGCCGGCCGGACGGGAGAAGCGGTACCACGTGGACGAGGCGCAACTGGCCCGTGCCGTCGCCCAACTGAACTCCGTGGGCGCGATGTGGGATGCCCGCCTGCGGCGCATCAAGAGCCTCGCCGAGGCGATCCAACGAGCCAAGAACACCAAGCAGTCGGAGAACTAG
- a CDS encoding low temperature requirement protein A: MSAGTSNAPDPVVRRMLPRRRDESHRVATPLELFFDLCFVVAVAQAGSQLAITLAEGHTRVALVGYLFAFFAVWWAWMNFTWFASAYDCDDVPYRVTTLVQITGALILAAGIPRLFVDRDFTLGVLGYVVMRLALVTQWLRAARGESGAARRMARGYAAGIALVQVGWVLMLLLPSSAVTWVLPLGVIAELAVPAVAERRVQSSWHPHHIAERYGLFTLIVLGETVSAATVAMQSAVDEHEALGKLIPIAIGGLLLCFSAWWIYFAAPIHEHLRSNRQAFLWGYGHYLVFGSAAAIGAGLEVAVEYAVGKAHVSAAAATAAVTVPGALYLITVWALHSRHNKRGAAQWVLPVAAALVLLCTALGEAGVLAAGLVGAAAVAGGVWLHAQTSEAAATIE, translated from the coding sequence ATGTCCGCTGGAACCTCCAACGCACCCGACCCGGTGGTGCGGCGCATGCTGCCGCGCCGCCGTGACGAGAGCCACCGCGTCGCGACGCCGCTGGAGCTCTTCTTCGACCTCTGCTTCGTGGTCGCCGTCGCCCAGGCCGGAAGCCAGCTCGCGATCACGCTCGCCGAGGGGCACACCCGGGTGGCCCTGGTCGGCTACCTCTTCGCCTTCTTCGCCGTCTGGTGGGCCTGGATGAACTTCACCTGGTTCGCCTCCGCCTACGACTGCGACGACGTGCCGTACCGGGTCACCACGCTGGTGCAGATCACCGGCGCGCTGATCCTGGCCGCCGGCATCCCGCGGCTCTTCGTCGACCGGGACTTCACCCTCGGCGTGCTCGGCTACGTGGTGATGCGGCTGGCCCTGGTCACCCAGTGGCTGCGCGCCGCCCGCGGCGAGAGCGGTGCGGCGCGCCGCATGGCCCGCGGCTACGCCGCCGGGATCGCACTCGTCCAGGTCGGCTGGGTGCTGATGCTGCTGCTGCCGAGCTCCGCCGTCACCTGGGTCCTCCCGCTCGGGGTGATCGCCGAGCTGGCGGTGCCGGCCGTCGCCGAGCGTCGGGTGCAGAGCAGCTGGCACCCGCACCACATCGCCGAACGGTACGGACTGTTCACGCTGATCGTGCTCGGCGAGACCGTCTCGGCCGCCACCGTCGCCATGCAGAGCGCGGTGGACGAGCACGAGGCACTGGGCAAGCTGATCCCGATCGCGATCGGCGGCCTGCTGCTCTGCTTCTCCGCCTGGTGGATCTACTTCGCCGCGCCCATCCACGAGCACCTGCGCTCCAACCGGCAGGCCTTCCTCTGGGGCTACGGGCACTACCTGGTCTTCGGCTCGGCGGCCGCGATCGGGGCCGGCCTGGAGGTCGCCGTCGAGTACGCGGTGGGCAAGGCCCACGTGTCCGCGGCGGCCGCCACCGCGGCCGTGACCGTGCCGGGGGCGCTCTACCTGATCACGGTCTGGGCGCTGCACTCGCGGCACAACAAGCGCGGCGCCGCGCAGTGGGTGCTGCCGGTGGCGGCCGCCCTGGTGCTGCTCTGCACGGCGCTCGGCGAGGCGGGGGTGCTCGCGGCCGGGCTGGTGGGGGCGGCGGCGGTGGCCGGGGGCGTCTGGTTGCACGCCCAGACGTCAGAGGCGGCTGCGACCATCGAGTGA
- a CDS encoding ABC transporter family substrate-binding protein, producing MDATPRPRRRLARSLVAATALVLVVTGCSSSGGSGTSNEATKSAQPRLDAQDINPQPLDKVKDGGEFRLPLQQWITQWNPLQVDGTYGDSVEIMKMIEPELFRVDATGTFQPVKEFLQSASVVSSSPQVVLYKLNPKAKWSDGKPLGYLDFKAVWQAANGKNTAYNVSSTGGYDQIGDISQGADATEVKVTFDKPFADWQSLFYPLLPAAGISTPDDFNKGWVEKVPITGSAFKIGSQDKSAQTITVVPDPSWWGPKPKLDKFTFRVLSSSAITQAFLNNEVDYASAGRADAYSQLKANPNAVIRSASPWDEVHISFGSNGALADQKVRQALGKAIDRPSLIKVVNQGVPVQFAELGNHLLMTNQAGYQDNSGEWGKFDLAGAKQLLTAAGWQDAGAGQPRTKDGKPLELHFIISDASSQQTVDLATATQGMLLQAGVKIDVDKVPANDLDEKYINVGKFDLATWRNTGSFPPSLVIPFYQQPVGDNVFQNYSKLSTPEIDSLLKQAASTLDPAQAAKLYNQADAKIWELGHTVELYQRPQVTAFRKGLANYGASGLADTDYTAVGWEK from the coding sequence ATGGATGCCACCCCGCGGCCGCGCCGCCGCCTCGCCCGCTCGCTGGTCGCCGCCACCGCGCTCGTCCTGGTCGTCACCGGCTGCAGCTCCAGTGGCGGTTCGGGCACCAGCAACGAGGCCACCAAGAGCGCCCAACCAAGACTCGACGCCCAGGACATCAATCCACAGCCGCTGGACAAGGTGAAGGACGGCGGGGAGTTCCGGCTACCGCTGCAGCAGTGGATCACCCAGTGGAACCCGCTGCAGGTGGACGGCACCTACGGCGACTCGGTGGAGATCATGAAGATGATCGAGCCGGAGCTGTTCCGGGTCGACGCCACCGGCACCTTCCAACCGGTCAAGGAGTTCCTGCAGTCGGCCTCGGTGGTCTCCAGCTCCCCGCAGGTGGTGCTCTACAAGCTCAACCCGAAGGCCAAGTGGTCCGACGGCAAGCCGCTCGGCTACCTGGACTTCAAGGCGGTCTGGCAGGCCGCCAACGGCAAGAACACCGCCTACAACGTGTCCAGCACGGGTGGCTACGACCAGATCGGCGACATCTCGCAGGGCGCCGACGCCACCGAGGTCAAGGTCACCTTCGACAAGCCGTTCGCCGACTGGCAGAGCCTGTTCTACCCGCTGCTGCCGGCCGCCGGGATCTCCACCCCGGACGACTTCAACAAGGGCTGGGTGGAGAAGGTCCCGATCACCGGTAGCGCGTTCAAGATCGGCTCCCAGGACAAGTCGGCGCAGACCATCACCGTGGTGCCCGACCCCTCCTGGTGGGGCCCCAAGCCCAAGCTGGACAAGTTCACCTTCCGGGTGCTCTCCTCCTCGGCGATCACCCAGGCCTTCCTCAACAACGAGGTGGACTACGCCAGCGCCGGCCGCGCCGACGCCTACAGCCAGCTCAAGGCCAACCCCAACGCGGTGATCCGCTCGGCCAGTCCGTGGGACGAGGTGCACATCTCGTTCGGCTCCAACGGCGCGCTCGCCGACCAGAAGGTGCGTCAGGCCCTCGGCAAGGCGATCGACCGGCCCTCGCTGATCAAGGTGGTCAACCAGGGTGTCCCGGTGCAGTTCGCGGAGCTCGGCAACCACCTGCTGATGACCAACCAGGCCGGCTACCAGGACAACTCGGGGGAGTGGGGCAAGTTCGACCTGGCCGGCGCCAAGCAGCTGCTCACCGCGGCGGGTTGGCAGGACGCGGGGGCCGGGCAGCCGCGCACCAAGGACGGCAAGCCGCTGGAGCTGCACTTCATCATCTCCGACGCCTCCTCGCAGCAGACCGTGGACCTGGCCACCGCCACCCAGGGCATGCTGCTGCAGGCCGGGGTGAAGATCGACGTGGACAAGGTGCCGGCCAACGACCTGGACGAGAAGTACATCAACGTCGGCAAGTTCGACCTGGCGACCTGGCGCAACACCGGCTCGTTCCCGCCCTCGCTGGTCATTCCGTTCTACCAGCAGCCGGTCGGCGACAACGTCTTCCAGAACTACTCGAAGCTCAGCACCCCGGAGATCGACTCGCTGCTCAAGCAGGCGGCCTCGACCCTGGACCCGGCCCAGGCGGCCAAGCTCTACAACCAGGCGGACGCCAAGATCTGGGAGCTCGGCCACACCGTCGAGCTGTACCAGCGTCCGCAGGTGACCGCGTTCCGCAAGGGGCTGGCCAACTACGGCGCCTCCGGCCTGGCGGACACCGACTACACCGCGGTGGGCTGGGAGAAGTGA
- a CDS encoding ABC transporter permease → MLRYLAKRLAYYLLLLVVAVFLAYALSSAALNPRSYFEQKQPRPAAAAVDRQLTALGINDHTPVVVRFGHWAERVVLHGDLGQSIHDTSVNADFGRRIWVSLRLLVLGSLLGMLLGVIAGAWSAVRQYRISDRALTLTSFVLLSTPVFLLALFLKNGAIAVNQASGHQLINFTGYETPGLAGGLGAHLADWGVHLLLPTLSLALIGLATYSRYQRGTMLDVLGSDYLRTAEAKGLTRRRALVKHGLRTAVIPMSTLFAYNFLGVFTGATFTETIFGWHGMGEWFISAIRENDTNAVVAVNLFTAVTVLASGFLADTLHAALDPRVRG, encoded by the coding sequence ATGCTGCGCTATCTGGCGAAGCGCCTCGCCTACTACCTGCTCCTGCTGGTGGTCGCGGTCTTCCTGGCCTACGCGCTCTCCAGCGCCGCACTCAACCCGCGTTCCTACTTCGAGCAGAAGCAGCCGCGCCCCGCAGCCGCCGCCGTGGACCGCCAGTTGACCGCGCTCGGCATCAACGACCACACCCCGGTCGTGGTGCGCTTCGGCCACTGGGCCGAACGGGTCGTGCTCCACGGGGACTTGGGCCAGAGCATCCACGACACCTCGGTCAACGCCGACTTCGGCCGGCGGATCTGGGTCTCGCTGCGACTGCTGGTGCTCGGCAGCCTGCTCGGCATGCTGCTCGGCGTGATCGCCGGCGCCTGGAGCGCGGTGCGGCAATACCGGATCTCCGACCGGGCGTTGACCCTCACCTCGTTCGTCCTGCTGTCCACCCCGGTCTTCCTGCTGGCGCTCTTCCTGAAGAACGGCGCGATCGCCGTCAACCAGGCCTCCGGCCACCAGCTGATCAACTTCACCGGCTACGAAACCCCGGGCCTGGCAGGCGGGTTGGGCGCACACCTGGCCGACTGGGGGGTGCACCTGCTGCTGCCCACCCTCTCGCTGGCGCTCATCGGCCTTGCCACCTACAGCCGTTACCAGCGCGGCACGATGCTGGACGTGCTCGGCTCGGACTACCTGCGCACCGCCGAGGCCAAGGGCCTGACCCGCCGTCGGGCGCTGGTCAAGCACGGTCTGCGGACCGCCGTGATCCCGATGTCCACGCTCTTCGCCTACAACTTCCTGGGCGTCTTCACCGGCGCCACCTTCACCGAGACCATCTTCGGCTGGCACGGCATGGGCGAGTGGTTCATCAGCGCGATCCGGGAGAACGACACCAACGCCGTGGTCGCGGTCAACCTGTTCACCGCGGTGACGGTGCTGGCCTCCGGCTTCCTGGCCGACACGCTGCACGCCGCACTCGACCCCCGGGTGCGTGGGTGA
- a CDS encoding SRPBCC domain-containing protein, translating into MEYGSIERELHIDASPEVVFEVLSSPEYIRDWWSAETEFEPAAGVTGSFTWTDQDSGAQESALFTVVEADPPRTFSFRWTYDEAAVAGPGNSLLVTFELLPKGEGTTVRFRETGFRERGWEAAVLEAHYNDHRQGWDFYLPRMAATANRLAAAR; encoded by the coding sequence ATGGAGTACGGGAGCATCGAGCGCGAGCTGCACATCGACGCCTCACCCGAGGTGGTGTTCGAGGTGCTCAGCAGCCCCGAGTACATCCGGGACTGGTGGAGCGCCGAGACCGAGTTCGAGCCGGCTGCCGGCGTGACGGGCAGTTTCACCTGGACGGACCAGGACAGTGGCGCACAGGAGTCCGCCCTGTTCACGGTCGTCGAGGCCGACCCGCCGCGGACCTTCTCGTTCCGCTGGACGTACGACGAGGCAGCGGTCGCGGGTCCCGGCAACTCACTGCTGGTGACCTTCGAGCTCCTCCCGAAGGGCGAGGGCACCACGGTTCGCTTCCGCGAGACCGGCTTCCGCGAGCGGGGCTGGGAGGCCGCCGTGCTCGAAGCGCACTACAACGACCACCGGCAGGGCTGGGACTTCTACCTGCCGCGCATGGCGGCAACCGCCAACCGGCTGGCGGCCGCGCGATGA
- a CDS encoding ABC transporter permease, with protein MGDSSVKGGSSVKVRTTGRGRLVLTRLLGAPGVLVGGTLVLLLFLLAFVGPYFTHWTYTDTDYGALRQPPSDAHWFGTGGLGQDVYAQTLRGLQKSLIIGLLVALLSTVLAGLVGACAGYFGGWTDRLLIFFVDLMLVFPSFLIITIISPRLRSAGWIAFVVLLAAFNWMITARVVRSMTISLKQREFVRAAQFMGVRPLRVIVRHILPNCASYLIVDATIAVGSAVMSETALSYFGFGVKAPDVSLGTLIADGTEAAPTYPWMFYFAAGLLVLFVLAVNLIGDGLRDALDPTADAGRRPSRRALRAARRLPAPRVPAATPSAPLPVADKGSV; from the coding sequence ATGGGGGACTCGTCCGTGAAGGGGGGCTCATCCGTGAAGGTGCGGACGACCGGGCGCGGCCGCCTGGTGCTGACCCGGCTGCTGGGCGCGCCCGGTGTGCTGGTCGGCGGCACGCTGGTGCTGCTGCTCTTCCTGCTGGCCTTCGTCGGCCCGTACTTCACGCACTGGACGTACACCGACACCGACTACGGCGCGCTGCGCCAACCCCCGTCCGACGCACACTGGTTCGGCACCGGCGGGCTCGGCCAGGACGTCTACGCGCAGACCCTGCGCGGGCTGCAGAAGTCGCTGATCATCGGCCTGCTGGTGGCCCTGCTGTCGACCGTGCTGGCCGGACTGGTCGGCGCCTGCGCCGGGTACTTCGGCGGCTGGACCGACCGGCTGCTGATCTTCTTCGTGGACCTGATGCTGGTCTTCCCCAGCTTCCTGATCATCACCATCATCTCCCCGCGACTGCGCTCGGCCGGCTGGATCGCCTTCGTGGTGCTGCTGGCGGCGTTCAACTGGATGATCACCGCGCGGGTGGTCCGGTCTATGACCATCTCCCTGAAGCAGCGCGAGTTCGTCCGGGCCGCGCAGTTCATGGGAGTTCGGCCGCTGCGGGTGATCGTGCGGCACATCCTGCCGAACTGCGCCTCCTATCTGATCGTCGACGCCACCATCGCGGTCGGCTCGGCCGTGATGAGCGAGACCGCGCTCTCCTACTTCGGCTTCGGCGTGAAGGCGCCCGACGTCTCGCTCGGCACGCTGATCGCCGACGGCACCGAGGCGGCGCCGACCTACCCGTGGATGTTCTACTTCGCGGCCGGACTGCTGGTGCTCTTCGTCCTCGCGGTGAACCTGATCGGGGACGGGCTGCGCGACGCGCTCGACCCGACCGCGGACGCCGGCCGCCGGCCCTCCCGGCGGGCGCTGCGCGCGGCCCGCCGACTGCCCGCACCCCGGGTACCGGCCGCCACCCCTTCCGCCCCACTCCCCGTAGCTGACAAGGGTTCCGTGTGA
- a CDS encoding alpha/beta hydrolase family protein, which produces MTRRRLLGAALAVGVAVPLGLARPASATSPDPGPSRLTLPAPTGPHPVGTVALHLVDASRPDPVAGPGKHRELMASVWYPARDVERYPLAPWMSVELLRPFLADAGFPAEDAPLTPLTAGHQGAPVLRTGRRLPVVLFSHGSGSHRGDHTIVVQELASHGYVVVTVDHTYDGFTEFPDGRILTPVRDDSFAMYPRDYATDVRFVLDCVEQLAAGRNPDADRRPLPAGLLGALDPHRIGMFGWSKGGTATALLMLQDQRVRAGLSLDGPMQPTITTDLDRPFMMMTAVFSRAQDPAAAEFWSHLRDWRLNIQADGAVHGSYGDNQALIPQMGKLIGMSDTDLRDWIGTLDPARAVRIQQAYPLAFFDQHLRHRRGHLLDGPSAAFPEVKFLP; this is translated from the coding sequence ATGACGCGTCGTCGCCTGCTGGGGGCCGCGCTGGCGGTCGGAGTGGCCGTGCCGCTCGGCCTCGCGCGTCCCGCCTCGGCGACCTCGCCCGACCCGGGCCCCTCGCGGCTCACCCTGCCCGCGCCCACCGGACCGCACCCGGTCGGCACGGTGGCACTGCACCTGGTCGACGCCTCGCGCCCGGATCCGGTGGCCGGCCCGGGGAAGCACCGCGAGTTGATGGCGAGCGTCTGGTACCCCGCCCGGGACGTCGAGCGGTACCCGCTCGCGCCCTGGATGTCCGTCGAGCTCCTGCGGCCCTTCCTCGCCGACGCGGGGTTCCCGGCCGAGGACGCCCCGCTGACGCCGCTCACGGCCGGCCACCAGGGCGCGCCGGTACTCCGGACCGGCCGCCGACTGCCCGTCGTCCTGTTCTCGCACGGCTCGGGCAGCCACCGCGGCGACCACACCATCGTGGTCCAGGAACTCGCCAGCCACGGGTACGTGGTGGTGACGGTGGACCACACCTACGACGGGTTCACCGAGTTCCCCGACGGCCGGATCCTCACCCCGGTCAGGGACGACAGTTTCGCGATGTACCCACGGGACTACGCCACCGACGTGCGGTTCGTCCTCGACTGCGTGGAGCAACTCGCCGCCGGGCGCAATCCCGACGCCGACCGCCGGCCCCTGCCGGCCGGACTGCTCGGCGCCCTCGACCCGCACCGGATCGGCATGTTCGGCTGGTCGAAGGGCGGCACGGCGACCGCCCTCCTGATGCTCCAGGACCAGCGCGTCCGGGCCGGGCTGAGCCTCGACGGTCCGATGCAGCCGACGATCACCACCGACCTGGACCGGCCGTTCATGATGATGACCGCCGTGTTCTCCCGGGCCCAGGACCCCGCTGCCGCCGAGTTCTGGTCGCACCTGCGGGACTGGCGGCTCAACATCCAGGCCGACGGCGCGGTCCACGGCTCGTACGGCGACAACCAGGCGCTGATCCCACAAATGGGCAAGCTGATCGGCATGAGCGACACCGACCTGCGGGACTGGATCGGCACCCTCGACCCGGCCCGCGCGGTACGGATCCAGCAGGCCTACCCCCTCGCCTTCTTCGACCAACACCTCCGCCACCGCCGGGGCCACCTCCTCGACGGCCCGTCCGCGGCCTTCCCCGAGGTGAAGTTCCTCCCCTGA
- a CDS encoding SRPBCC family protein — protein sequence MVDILHRVGMTVAPEKVYEALTTVEGLAAWWTTDTSGDGDGLLKFRFGDLGGFDMKVLDLQPNSRVLWEVVDGPAEWVGTTVSFDLTQDGEWTIVMFEHAGWREPVEFMNHCSTKWATFLMSLKSLVETGTGAPHPHDVTISNWH from the coding sequence ATGGTGGACATCCTGCACCGGGTGGGCATGACGGTGGCGCCCGAGAAGGTCTACGAGGCACTCACGACGGTCGAGGGCCTGGCCGCGTGGTGGACGACCGACACCAGCGGGGACGGCGACGGCCTGCTGAAGTTCCGCTTCGGCGACCTCGGCGGCTTCGACATGAAGGTCCTCGACCTGCAGCCGAATTCGCGAGTGCTGTGGGAGGTCGTCGACGGTCCGGCCGAGTGGGTCGGCACGACGGTCAGCTTCGACCTGACCCAGGACGGCGAGTGGACGATCGTCATGTTCGAGCACGCGGGCTGGCGCGAGCCGGTCGAGTTCATGAACCACTGCAGCACCAAGTGGGCGACCTTCCTGATGAGCCTGAAGTCGCTGGTGGAGACGGGCACTGGTGCGCCGCACCCGCACGACGTGACGATCAGCAACTGGCACTGA